In Sciurus carolinensis chromosome 4, mSciCar1.2, whole genome shotgun sequence, the sequence GCAGTATCATCAGCATAGGCCCCAGCTCCAGGTATTGGTGAGTCTCCTATGCGACTGTGAGCACACAGTATAAGAATTTAGGATAGGAAATCAagtgtaaaataaattatattatgaatGGTTTCCAAAATAGGGGATATTTCCACATAACTACTGATTATTGTTTTAACTAAATTCTTTGCAACTAAGAGAAAaggtttttgttagtttttcaacttaggttatatatatatatgtaagaattTATTATCAGATGTGGAGTATAAAAAAGTTGAACTTATAGAACTGTTGAAAATGGTGTTGCTAGATACCAGGGAGTCGGGGGACACGAGAGACATCGGTCAAAGGACACAAAGatttcagttaggaggaataaCTTCATGCGATCTATTCATGATGATTACAGTAATAATACCTTTATTATTGTCTATATGAAAATTGCTGACAGCAGATTTTAAGTTGTAATCACAAAAAATAatcatgtaaatataaataatcagGTAAATATAAGTTTAGTCACCTGATTTAGCTACTTCACtgtgtctgtgtatgtatgtatacatatatgaaaacttcATGACATATCATAAATGCTTTActtgttgatttaaaaaattaaaaaatttgtaatCAGCTAGTTATATGCTGAGAAGATATTTATAGATCAACAGTGACTTGTCTATTATTACCACTCTTTATCATCAAATTTCtggataattttaaaaggttcaaaaTTGATTTTCCTTACCTAACATCTAttcttatttcctacataatgtGCCAAACTCTTGCCAAAGTTTTTCCTGTAATAAATCTTTAATCCTTTTctaccatttcaaaataaaatttataactcCTTAAACAGACATAAGACTCCTTGGGATATGGCTTCAGTCTTCCTTTGCATTCTTACCTTTCACCTCAACACACACTGACAATCTCTTTCAGCCAGCAGAAGCCCTGAATCTAAAGTATCATTACTTTGCATCTGCCAGGGCCtatctcctttcctttctgtggttATAGGCTCAGTTCCTAGCTCACATCACCTTACTGGAGTTCCTAACTACTCATCTTAAACCGAAAACCTCTCTGCCACCCTTGAACTCTAAAACACTGGCTGTGACTCCTCCTTTGGCACTTAGCAGATAGtaatgtgttttctttcacatttacCTGTCTCAGCTGTGAGGCTAGAGCTATACTTGGTTGCACTATCCTCCACAGCACCTAGGATATACTGCTttacattatatgtatatttgaGAGTTCTGTTCTTATGAAAACACTAACCCaggtattttgaattttataccaTTTGTAGATGTACCAGCAGCAGTACGTCCCGTCTTATGGATTACAACCATGCCTAGAAGTACAAAAAAGTTGTCAGTACCTCAAACTTACCTCAAATATAACCAAACAATTGAGCAATTGGTAAATTCTTGGTCTGGATGTTTGATCCCCCAAAATTTGGTCCACAAAGTGATGAATTTAGTGAGGGGGCTTCtgggaggtgattaagtcataaAGGCATAGCACTAACAAATGAGACTACTACCCTTAATAAAGAGGCCCAGAGAGCTGGCTAGCTCCTTCTACTGCATGAGGATATGAAGAAGGCATCACCCATGAGCTAGGaaatgggccctcaccagacaccagatcCTCCCATACCCAGATtttggatttccagcctccaaaactgtgaaaaatacatttcagttGTTTATAAGTCACTAGCCTATGTACTTTACTGTGTTTTCACAGCCTCcaactagaaaaataatataaatatgctcTTATTAACTTCAGGGAGAAGTAAAGGGAAAGTTTGTGGATAGTGAAACTTATATCAGTTGTATAATTTATGCACTGTAGTGACCTGACTTCATAACATAATTTGATAGACATCCCATATCCTCACTCTTCAAATTGGTGAGttactttccattctttttcaaaggcaattccaaataaaatcactGAAATGGACTAGTAGAAAAAAGTTCATActaaaacttggaaaaaattatttaaggcCACTTTAATATAGCAAacaatagccaggcacagtgtcacatgcctatcCCAGCAATTCGAGAGGCtgaggaggactgcaagtttgaggccagactagGAAGTTAGAAGTTAGTGAgacgctatctcaaaataaaaataaaaaggccaggATGTGTgggtagtagctcagtggtagagcatatctgggttcagtccccagtactaccaccaaaaaaaaaaaaaaaaaacaaaaaaattaaacaatataaaaaaactaTCATTGAATTAAAAATCAAGATGAACAGTCATATTTGATTGTGGGGGTGTACAAGCAATTTAACAAACTGTATGCAGATGCTACAACAaggttttatacatatatatcatacatatatatataaatatatacatgtacatataaaatctcttatttatatacatatgaaagagaaaaaatgagagagaggcaCTTACTTGCCAAAAGCAACTTCTGGTACATGAACAGGGATGAAGAAGGTAATTAACTTTTAATCATGAAAACTGTATAAAAGGCAAATTACCAATAGTATCATGACCATGATCATCTCCTGTATCATAGGTAGGATGCTCCTGCTTTAAGATACTAGGTGGTTTGTAGGGTCCACAGTATTTTGAAGGATCTGGTATAACattctgtaaataaaatttaagttttattttttagaaagggTATCTTAGAAATTGTCAAGCAGTTATGTATAATTACCAAACACTGGTAAGAAACATATGGTAATGCAAAGCTTAAAGATTAGCGAAGCCTTATGTGAAAACTGATGAATATATAAACTTACAAAATTCCCATGCTAGTCTCAGAATTACATAATATGGGTTAGATATCTATAATACATGGAACAGGTCCCTGAATTATGTCTTTATTTGCTATAATTCTAAGCACTATGGCagatataaagttttttaaattatatattaatccAATGAAATACAGTACAACACAATGTGCTCTTAATTTCAGAATTTGTTTCCTGGCTaaataagaaatttgaactttaaaacaaaatatgtttgCAAACCACTTTTTCTTCCTCCAAAGCTAGACTTATGTAAATTTGCTCTAAgtgctcttttttttaaatatatttttttagttgtcgatggaccttttattttaatgtagtgctgagaatcgaacccagtgcctcacacatgctaggcaagtgctctaccactgagctcagaTCTCCTTTTAAATCTTAAAGGTACAAAAATATCatccaaatttataaatttagatTGTATATATGTACTGGTATTAAAATAAGAACCTAGCTGGGAGAGgtggtacacccctgtaatcccagtggcttaagATGATGAGCTagtaggatctcaagtttgaagccagctgcAGTGAGGttgtctcaaacttaaaaaaatacaaagggctagttatataggtcagtggtagaacacctgatgggtctgatcctactgtcacaaaaataaataaataaaacaaaaaaacaaaagaagaaccTACTACAGGTTGATGATCCCTTATCTGACATTCTTGAAAGGAGAGgtgttttggattttaaattgtcttggattttggaatatttgcaggTATATAATGAGATTATCATGGGGTGGGACTCAAGTCAAAACAAACAATTCATTTATCTTTCATATACATTGTATACAAGTGGCCTGAAGATGATGTCATAAGGTACTTTTAgtgcacctgcattttgactgcAACACATGAGGTATGCAGTTTTCCAGTTTTGGAACCACAGCAgagttttgaatttcagatttctggACTAGGGATGTTCAATCTGTACACATTATACATTTGTGTACTAGGTACCTCCCCTATTCTCTTTTATCAATTATCTCTTTCCAGGGTTAATCCCAGAGACATCATGGtaattagcaattagggaaaaaaaaagatgagaccATAAGATAATCAAAGAAGGAATCTGTATGGCAAAGGCAAACTGATAAATGCTAAAAGTCCCATTAACACAAATCATTCCATTAGTAACAAACAAGACACCTAATGGCATAAATCTTTAAATGAGGTAATGTGAAGATGCTAGATATACTTCACACAGATAAGATCTAGGAAATATTTTAGTCTTAGGTTTTCCAAACTTTGCCTTTTAACCTTTATTCCAAGAAAATATAAGCAGAAAATCTCTGATGAGGGCAACTCCAATTCCCAGAACTTTTCCAGTCTGCAAACAATTGCCAGAGACCTGTAGTTTTTCACCCTGGATGTGAACCAGAGCCTGCTAAGGGAGGTTTTGCTAACATCAATGCCCAGAGAGGCAACTTAAATCTCCAGCTGTAACATGCAGCCAGGATGCTAAGCAGCATCCTCAGCAATAGGCAGGCAAGAGAGAagtgaaaggaaataatttaatattttcaaggaatttactttttgaaattgaATATGTATACATACTCTCCAATTATTTGGCTGGCAATTTTGAGCAAGCCAATCTGAATGAAGAGCTCGAGAAGCATTGGTAGATAAATCCTCATTGATAAACCCCATACTTTCAGCAAACTTGGTGGCTGGAGATTAGGAAGAAAAGTATAAATTAGCCAAGTGTCCACTTTCAAGCAAAATATATGTGCTAGAGGCATTCTGGGTCAGCTGACTCTTACATGGGGTACACAAAGCACAAAAACATCCAGAGGGGTATACAAAGATTTTCAAAGAGTTTTCAGACATGAACAGCTTTAAGGAAATCAATTTCTAGATCTTCAACTTCCATATATTCTTCTTAACGTTGATCTGCTTGAGTCCCCTGAGGTGTGTGTCATAACAGAATTCTTTGCTACCTCACCTCTGtcatctcccttcttccttccacctTACAAAAAAAAGGGCATACTTCTCACCAATAAGGACTCTTGCTGCTTTGACCAGGTATAATGCCCAGGGTGTAAACTTCGTGGAAGCAAAGGTACCACTGTATTCCAATGCATGAGTAACAGATCCTTTTGTTTGTTAGGTAGCTTGCGATTTTGTACTTACAACCAAACTGAAGGAAACCTACAGAAGTTGCTAGATAaacatatcattaaaaataatttttgtttatagaCCACTGGATGATTTCTAATATACGGTTTGGAAAGTGTTCAAGTAAGTCATGTTGACATAGCACACTCCTTCCAGTCCTGTCTTCTTATGTTAATAATGATCCCTAGGTTAATAATGCATGCATGAAAATgtaatatggggaaaaaaatcaaactgatgGTGAATACTATTTCAATCTAGCATTTACTCATCTGTAGGTAATAAACTATTTTGTAAAAAATCCTatcttaaaagacaaataaagTGAGGGTTAGAAATTAAGTTACCTATATAGTTACACAGATATTAAGTAaaagagctggaatttgaactgAGGTCTTTTCTCTTTGGATTTCTGAGTCCTATTTTTCACAGGGATGACTAAAGACAAAGAGTAGAAAGAATTTTGGTATAGTTAAAAAGTACCTGACTCTCCTGCCAAAAGCGTGTGCGTCGTATGTTCTAGTACTTTCCGTGCCACACCAATAGCATTTTTAATTCGTCTAAGATCTCCTACTGCTCCTACATTCATGGTAgtgctgtgagaaaaaaaatgtagtaataTGTATTAAGGCATTTTCATAGGttcatagattttaaaatattgctactCTTCAAGCAATGATGTTTTGTAGCATACATCATCttaaacacaaaagcaaaaagcaCTTTCATGAAGTTCATAGATTCCTACAAGGtcagaattaaggaaaaaatagaaaatcagttTACCATATATCCAACAGCACTGAAATTCTTAAATATGGCTTCGGAAAGAGGCTTTAAGGTTTCGGGTCAAACCAACCACAGTATTTGTAAATGTCAGGTGAATGATGGTTTATACAGTGAGAGGCATTATTTTTGTAGTCTGGGATTCTCCCTGTTATTGGAGAAGATCTCTCTTCATGTGTTATTGATATTATTAGAAtgactttttttcacttttaattaatCAAGAGGGAACTCCTTGTGTTTGGAAATGCCAAATACAGTAAGTTAGTGGTTCTGACCTGTGACAAAACTCACACCCTCTCCCATCTTGCTCTTAGGAGAAACTACAATTCTAAATGTATCTTAACATGAAGCACAGACACAGAGAAGCAATCTCTCTGCAAGGCACTCTTACCCATCCATGATCATGGCATCCAGCGTGGTTTCCCCAAGTTCATCAGGACTTCCTCCAAAGCCTACTGAGCCGTCACATTGTTCTCTCTCACACATAGCACAGCCATTCTCGACAGCATCAAGGGCAGAACCTCCAGATGCTAATGTCTGCCAAGCTGTTAATCAAACCAAATAATgcttgtttatatatatattttttctggtgccaaatacaaaaaaaagagagagagaattcctattttaatttttccccatttacacTAAGTTAATCTGAAATGTTAGCAAATTATCAAGTGTACGAATGAGTCAGAGACAAAATTATATCAGTAGTTACTATGAAGAATTCAAAGACTTTGGGTACTGCTACAATgtgagtattttttgttttgttttgttttttccctttttaatatctatttcttcTAAGAAAAGCAGAATTctcctatcctttttttttttttttattgaacccaggggtgcttaaacaacaagccacatccccaggcccttttttatattttattagagacagggtcttcctgagttgctttgGGACTTcgtaagttggtgaggctgggtttgaactggcaatcctactgcctcagcctccagggttgctgggattataggtgtgcaccagggTGCCGGGccctctcctttatttttaaaggtaaaattgaAACAATCCAAAGGCAGTTAAACTATCTATTAAATCATCACCTCACAAATTTCTTCtgcattaaaatattcataattaagACCTTTGTTTTAGGTAACACCTATTATAGAAAGTCTCAATAAATTCTAACAACATACCAAAAGTTACAAGACAGGCTTCACATATATTAGTTCATATAGTTTTCATAACAGTTTTTGAGGTAGTACTGTGCAGTTCCTCATTTTAACAGAGGAAACTAAGCCAtagatttaagaaatttttttaaggtCACAGTGAGTATGTAGCAAAGCCTGGTTTTAAAAGTAGCTACTTTGGTGAGGGTGGCCACACGTTTAGCATTGTGCTTGTTCTGTGAACCCCTGTACATGTATAGGGAAGGTCTTCCTTGAACAttttacccaaaaaaaaaaaaaaccccagaattCCTTGAACAGAAGGTACTGTCAGTAAGCACTTTAAATAATAGTCACTAATGGACCTGCAGGCTTGACAGTATATTCTGAGAAGTTTCCCTGTTCAGTATAGGCAACTTACATAAACTGCCGCCTGACCAGGTTGCTGGGCTTCTTCGGGTCTCACTGTTGCTATAAATATCTTTCTCACAATCTGATTCCTTATGTTCTCTGATTCCTATGCCCTGTCTATAACATACCGATTTACCTCCTTCAAATTCTGGACCCAATTTTGCCACCGGAAAGTTAATACATTAGATGGGGTAGGAAGGGTATGAAACTACTCCTGTGGTAGCATGTcttgaaactaaagaaagaaatataatacgATGCGAAAATGCCATGAGATTGGTATATACAGGATAATATCACAGCGGAAGATGGAAATCTGATTCAGATTAAGCAGAAGGACATTAGTCAGGGAAGCTTCTTAGAAGAGGTGATACCATAGTTTTGTAGTTCTCAACCCTCCCTGACTGCCAGGGAAAATCACCTagggagttgtgtgtgtgtgtgtgtgtgtgtgtgtgtgttttaaagcaGATGACCTGGTTCGAGCAGTTAAATCAAAATCCCAGGAGGTGGGGCTCAAGCACAATGATTGTTGACAAGCTCCTCAGACAATTTTAATGTACAGCCAAGGCTGGAACCTTCCAATCTTGGTGACAGAGACAGGATGTCAGCGTgttacaattaaaaaacaaaacaaaaccaaaacaaaaacaaaaaaaaaaattaagcggGAAAAGAATATGCTATGTTTGGGGAAAACAAGTTTGGAAATTAAGAATCCAGGGTACTGAAGAAACATGGTTGGGGGGTGTAAAAAAGGGGATGTGAAGAGGTAGACAGACGGTAGCTTGGCAAAGACTAGGCATCAGGCAAAAACCAGCCTAAGTTCCACTGGAAAAGTAAAAGCTGAAAGACTCGAAATGTCAGCAGGTCAGCAGGAGGATGCAGTGTATATTAGTGCAGGGGGCCAACACAGGGAGCGATCCTAAATGACAAGGACTTAAACTGCAGCTTTGGAGGAGGATGGAGTAAAGGTCAATTGCAAAAGACGCAGCGACGCAGGAAGGGCTGCGGAAGGCCTGGCCAGTCTGGCGCTTGCCTGCCCCAGAGGCTGCACAAGGGCCAGCCAGTCGATCCTCCCGAGCCCCCCACGAGCTCTTGCAGCACAAACACCCATCCCCGGCCGGCGCCTCGCACCTGCTTCGGTTGCACTCTTAAAAGGCCAAGTGTTGAGGACCAGGGGCAGAGTGTTGGAGCCGCACACTAGGGTCCGGCCGAGCAGGAGCGGCACGAGAAACAGAGGCAAATTCGACTTCCGCGCCATAGTTGCACGCTAAGCAGTACAGCGCGAAATAAGTCCCGAGGCAAGCGACCGGCGCAGACCGGACAGTCAGAGCTCCCGGACTCGTGATCCCCAGGACCCCGCCCACCTGGCGGCCACGCCCACTCCCTTCCGCGAGGGCCGCGCTCCCTCAGCTCTCGCGAGATGCGGCCTTCTCGGGGATTGCGTTAGAAGTCTGCCTTACAGGAGCTGCTGAGTTCATTCCTCCTGAGGTGCTTCTTTTTAAGTGATATGCCGCCACATAAACTTTTAATAGTCAACCAAATTGCTTCTTTCTCTGATGTTAATGTAGATTGAGCTTCATATTGGAAATGTATGTAATCATGCAACTCTGGTTTGCATGTCCTTAGGAACTTTGGGGAAATGCTGtgtactgtttatttttattttttctacttcttgatCTTCTTTGTTAAAAGTGTAAGTTGAAGTTTGCCTAGTCTAAAATGTACTCAGGATTCCTCAGGGAACTGGAATGGTTATTGAGTATGGGTGAAGTGTTCTTAGGATcaaattcattttagttattttctacCCGTCCTTCACGTGTTCAGTTTTCCTACCACCGCTTTTTGTAGGACGTCCTCTCATTACAGATCCCTGAGCTGGAAGAAAAGGACAATCTGGGGAAATAGAAATTTATCTTCTACATAGCCCACTGAAGTGCACCTATGCCTCCAGGCAAGAAGTCTACCTCCCATTCTTTGTTGAACGTATTTTTACCTTTTTGCCTGGCACCattaagtattaaataaatgtttgaacaGAAAGACGAATGGAGACTTTACATGCATGGTAGAGGCTGTTCTTTCTGATATTTCGGTTGCTGCACAGATATGAAAGCATGGACAAAAAATCCCTTTAGGACTCTGGAATCCTTGCCCGTGTAGCCAAAGGAACAGAAGTAATTTTAAAGAGCATCTATAAATCTATTCAGACTAGATAGGAGTTGTGAGGCTTACAAAATCTTCAAGGCTCTTATTACTAGGAAACTGAATACATAACTTAAACAGCGTAAGATGCCTAGAAGAATTGTCCCAACGCAGGGAACTGCTATTAAAAAGTTAGGTGTAATTAAAGGAAATTCCTTCTATGGGATTTTGAAGCAGGAGCAGCCATTTTTGCCAGAGTAATGAGCATAGGCTAATACCTGGGGAAATgtaaaagatgaatgaaacagcatgagaaacaaacaaacaaaaaaattgtctTCCAAATTTTCCTTAGCATCCTAGCTGAGTGTTGTTTATACAACGTAAGGAA encodes:
- the Aga gene encoding N(4)-(beta-N-acetylglucosaminyl)-L-asparaginase, with product MARKSNLPLFLVPLLLGRTLVCGSNTLPLVLNTWPFKSATEAAWQTLASGGSALDAVENGCAMCEREQCDGSVGFGGSPDELGETTLDAMIMDGTTMNVGAVGDLRRIKNAIGVARKVLEHTTHTLLAGESATKFAESMGFINEDLSTNASRALHSDWLAQNCQPNNWRNVIPDPSKYCGPYKPPSILKQEHPTYDTGDDHGHDTIGMVVIHKTGRTAAGTSTNGIKFKIPGRIGDSPIPGAGAYADDTAGAAAATGNGDILMRFLPSYQAVEYMSRGEDPTIACQKVISRIQKYFPKFFGAVICANVTGSYGAACNKLPTFTQFSFMVYNSLKNQPTEEKVDCI